From the genome of Marasmius oreades isolate 03SP1 chromosome 1, whole genome shotgun sequence:
TCATGGGCCGCGGTCAAGTCATACAGAAGATTAACGATGCGTCAGGAAAGACCGTCTGGGCAGCGGGGTCTGACCCACGATGTGACGGACAAGCTGCTGCTCAGATATAACAAGCAATAAGATCAACAATATCCAAACGACTATAGTACAGTTTAAAATAGGATGTATGTCCACAATTAAATGTTTCCATCATCTACATTCTACGTTGTCGCTCTGAACCAACTGCAGGAAGGCACTTTAGACCTATAGTAAATGGTAGCTGCATTCGATAGCACGCACCTGCCTGCTTCCGACGGTAGTCACGGAGGTCTTTAGTTTTATCCGGACCTACAATCTTCCCCCAACCTGCTAGCGGAATCACCATTGCGGTCATGTTATCGTCACCCCCTAGCTCCTCCACGTAAGACAGAATTCGGTAAGCAGCAGTTTTGGGATCTGAAGCATCCCTGACCAAGTCGACTACTTCATCATCCGAGATGACCGAAGAAACTCCGTCAGAAACCAATACTATGTAAGCCCAGTCTCCTCCTGAAGAGTGGGAGAGTCAATGAAGATCGCACGATGTGAGCACAGTAAACACGCCTTTCAACAATTTTGTTCTAACTTCCGGTTCTGGGGTCACTCCAAACTTTTTGAACCGAAGGTCGCCGAGACTACAGAACAGGTCGTATGGGTTCCAGAGCATTGATGGAGAGTATACCACTTACCCTCTTGTATTTGCAAGTGCACCCATCCACCTGAATTCAATGAGCCAGAAGCTGACTAACACGTGCTGGAGAACATACCGAGATTCACCGAACGAATCTGTGATCAAGGCGGAGCCCATCATCCGTCGCAGTCTGATGGATTCCACTCGAGAATCTGCATGATGGTTTTCTGTCATTGGTACCACTTTACCTCCATCGGTAGAACAGAGGAGTACCCGTGTATCACTACAATCTCGCAGTTCAATTGTTGTGCTCTGACACGCGTCGGAACTACGTACCCGCAATGGGCGACAGTAAGCGCTACTCGGTCAGCAGAGAAAAATGGGGAAGCGGGAGCGTcaagagagtgaaggagTACTACAGAAGCCGTAGCCCCGCTATCCTGTGCTATAGGATCAGAGGATAAGTGCCGGTCCACCTGGTCAATCACAACAAGAATAAATACGTCGTGGTGAAAAATATCAAGGATTGTGACATCGACACACTTCAAAAAAGGTTTGCGTTGAACGCGCTTCAAGGTCCATGATGGGGGTGCCATCTGACGGGTTGATCCAGGGAGTGAGGGCACCACCTCGAAATCGTTTGAAGTAGCCTCCAAGTTCCTTAATCCAGGCGAAGAGTTCAGGAATAGCGCTCGGATTCACAGACTCAAACAGGCCGTGCAGTTCCTGACGTAGGAATTGGGAGACAGCTGAGCCACCATGTCTGTGAACCAAACAAAGGTCATTGAAACACGACCTTTCCGACCTGCTATTCGACGCACCCATCGTAGATTCCTACAAAAACAACTTGCCTTGCAAGCAGATCACCAACACTTTCAGGGTCCCAGTCAACATCGTGAGATTTCTTCACGCTCATTCTCAATTCCTCCGGGTCAAGTGAGAGGGCAGCAAATGCGTAGAAGTCCTCCTGATGACTGAGGTTAAACGTGAATGGATGTTACATAGAGTTGTAGTAATGGCTTGCCTTCGGTTTCCACGTGAATTGGCGACACCTATGACTTTAGGAGAAGCAAGAGGAAGGCGGatgattccacctggaataTTCTGAgattactggggaaaataatGGGGTGAAGCTAACCTGGATTTGCGTAGCGAATATAGTCATGATAATAACGAACAGACTTTCGCCTGAACGAACATTTGATAAAGTGACTATGGGCCATTGAAAGCTTGAGCCGGCCTCAAGCCCAGATGCATTGACGGTGGCCTGGATGGACCGGAGAAGAGAAGAGTTACAGTTCAAGTTGAGTTGAGGCATGGGCGATCACGTGTTTCCTCTCGCCCATGCCGCCCGCGTCCATGACCCAAATGACTGAAAGCGGCCGAGTGTTCTCATATACATATAATCGTCAGTCTCGGGCATCTGTACTGGACGGTCAACATTCCTGGTCTTTGTGTATTCTTGAGCAACGAGCATTCCACCCACATATGGGTCCCATTCGCCAAGGCACCTCTACCCACTGTCAACAACAGCATGAGCGATATTTGTCCTCCGCTGCCCTTTTAGGACCACCAGAACAGTCGACTGTTTCTTATAGATCTAAAATCTATCTACTGTCTATCTATCTATAGTGGTATAGATCTCCTCGATCATTGGAACATTAATCGCTGACACTTCAATGTAGAAAGCACTACTAGTTGGATCCTAGTTTCCTTGAAGTCGTGGCAACGTTGAACTCATCTGTCAACGTTTTTGGCTCAGTCATGCATGTATACTGTGATGGTGACACTACGCATCGATATGATGCAGGTCCCCTGCGTTTCTGTGACTGTCAGCTTAACTCCTGCGTCGCCAAGTTGACATCAGGCAAGTAGGGTCTCCATCAACAGATTGAAGAAGCTTACACCCCCACCCCTGGGAGTTAGAATAACATGATAACAGGCGGGTTGTCATCACATCAGAGTTAGGGGATGATCATTCTAATACATATCTGATATCAAGGTACCTACTCACTGAAGCAGTCCAAGGCGAGGTATTTAAGTGCGCACAGGGCCCCGATAGGCCTGTGCTTTCCCGGTTCTCTCTGCTTCTGCTCCTGGCTGGTTCCCCAAAACTGAAAGATGGCTCCTACCCCGGTCGGTGAAGCTTACACGACTGTCGCTCCTTTCGATTTCGGTGTACGATTAGGAATCGTATTCATCATTCAAGCCGCCTGTTTATCAGCGTTGGCggtctcttctcttctggCGTACATTATTGTGAGTGATTCCGGACGTGGTCTCGATCAGAAGCCTGAAGGGATTGCCCACCTCGATAGTACTCGACCACACCGTGGGCACGACGAACATGGATTGTTTCGACTCACGTGCACTATTATCTTGTCAGCCTTTTGGTGGCCGACCTGACTCAAGCAACTGGTACGCTCTTTCCTCATCGTTCCGAGGCGTTTAGTTCTGATGATATACGGATGCGTGAACTGCAGGCGCGCTCTTGAATATAAAATGGGTAGCAGACGCTGTGAGTTTAGAGTGATTTGGGTATTTCAACAATCCAGCCTTCTCAATAGTGCCCGACAGCGAGTGACTGAGGGTGCATTATGTATAGCACAAGGTTCGACCTATGCTCGACAAAGCTATACGGATTCTCACTAGTATTCAGGTATCCTCAAGCAAGTTGGTGACGTCGGGGTCGCCCTCACGTTAGTTTTCAACTATTCATCCATCCTACATTCGGCTGACTAGAAAGATTCTCGTAGGTCTCTTGTAAGTTTGTTTCTACTTTTTAACGCTCAAGAAATTTGACAAGGTGTAGGCAATAGCAGTCCAAACTTTCCTGGTGTTAGTGCTTCGCGTTCATTCCTCTCCCAACGTAGCAATCCTTGTGCTTGTTGCAATATGGTGTTTCATAGCACTAATTGTTGGAATTCCTTTCGCAATACACCGCAACGATAATTATTATGGGAGCAATGGGAGCACCGATTATTGTGAGTATAAACAGGCGATGTGCATACTATAATTGATACTGATCTGCTGTAGGGTGTTGGATCACGGAGCCCTTTCCTCAAGAGCGTATAGCTTTGGAATATCTGTGGATGTGGGTTGCAGCCTTTGTTAATTGTATCTGTTATCTTGCTATCGCACTCGCAATTAAAGGTGTGCCCTCCGATTAAGATCGAGACTTTCGTAGTCTGACGATTTCTAGGAATCATGATTGTGGAGCAGGGTCGCATATGCTTCAGAAGGCCACCGAGAAACCATGATTGGCTAGTTTTGACTAGAGTTAACAGCGATTCGGAGAAGTCTCGCGGGAAGTCTATAACGTTGCAAATGCTCTTGTAAAGCTGATCTCTTCTTATTCTATGCACTACAGCGCTGACACAGATTTCAGCTATCCCTTGATCTACATCATCACTGTCCTGCCGATAGCTCTCGTTCGTTGGCTGGCCTTCGCAGGCACCGAAGTGCCATTTGTAGCGACCGTCTTTTCCTCGATGCTATTTTCTCTATCAGGCCTCTTCAATGTGTGTCTTTTTGCATACACAAGACCAAAGCTTCTACCTCAGCGACACAATGATTCTTTAACTTCTTCGATGTCCTCGACCTACACTTATACTTCCTCGGGGGAAGGTCCGACCAGTCCCAAAGCTTTTTGAACCGCTAGGCTTTCCAAGTCACCTCTTATGTTTCCGCTACTGTGTAATATAGTATATTTTACGTCGAAATATCGTCAGAGCTGTCCAATGCGTAACCGTCCGCCAAAGTAACCCCTGACTACGATGACGTAATATGCATACCGTTCTTCGATACCCACTCTGAGGATGGGGGGAAACCAATCGGTCCCAAAGATAACTGCCCAGGATCGCGCAATACTAGAGTTGGTACATCTGGCATTCATGTTTAGCCCACACTGATTCTGTCAGTCTCAAATTGCAGCGAGATAAAGTAAAGCAATACCAGAAACAGGTATGCAACTATCGCCACAAACGCACGTCCGACCGACGAGCTCTCGCAGATTCAGTCGGTCTTGGATCGTGAACAAGCTATCGCCAAGTCATTCCTCGCAGCTGGTCAGAAAGACAGAGCTCTCACAGCACTGCGGAGACGAAAATATCAACAAAGTCTCTTGGTCAAGACAGACGGTCAGCTTGAGAATTTGGAACAATTAGTGCGCTATCATTTTTCTACTCTGTGTAATTCGACTTCAATTTTCCTTACAGGTGTCGAGTATAGAATTTTCATTGATTGAAGTTTCTGTCCTGCACGGGTTGAAACAAGGGAATGAAGTGTTAAAAGAGATTCACAAGGAGATGAATATTGAATCCGTGGAGAGACTTTTGGAGGAGACAGCAGAGGCTCGAGAGTACCAGAGGGTATGCACGATTAGCTGGCCCCAGGAACCACCCATACTCACCTTGCCGGACGTAGGAAATCGACGACATGCTTGCCAATAATCTCACActggaggatgaagaagttgtTCAAGCAGAGTTACTCGCACTCCAGGCCGACCAAGTTAGTTCTTATCTTCCTCTAGTTGGAGCTAGTCGCTGACGCTGACATCTCTGTTTAGCTCAAAGCACCAGTCAAGGTACCGGAACAAGAACAGAAAGAGGCAAACAAACTCCCTTCTGTTCCTACGACCGAACCGCATTCGACAGAGCCGGCAAAGGAAGAACGGATTACTATACCCGCATAATTCTTTGATTTACAGACGTCTAGTATACAACGTAATATATGATATACTTATGCGTAACCCAATGCATAAACCACAACGCTAACCTGACCACCTATTCTACCAACCCTCAAAGTCTCCAAAACCAAGTTTTCGTTTCTTTCTGGGTTCTTCCACCTCATTGCTGGCACTTCCATCTTGTGCCCGCTTCAAATTCAGATATTTACCAACGCCTCCCCCAGCTTTACCACTAGTGGAGGCTGCTTCTCCGCCAATCTTGAGACCGAACCAATTTGTGTCGTCAGCTGGCTTCTTCTCGGGTGCCTTTTCAACGATAGTTCCGTTCTGGTTTGCCTCTCGTCGCGCGAGCTTCTTAGCAAGCCGGGTTTTGTACTCCTCGAAAGGGTCCTGGTAGCTATTCGAGCTTCAGGGTCAGCAGATACTAGAGTGGGTGATCACTGCAACGCACATAATGACCTCTGTAATCTTTACCGGCTTCGCGGGACGTTCTGTACCCTCTTTCCGCGGTAGTTTCTCCAAGGTATTCAAAACATCTTCACCACCCACTAATTTTCCGAACACTGTATGTTTCCGGTCCAGATGGGGAGTCGCTTTGAAGGTAATATACCACTGTGACCTAGAAGAATTTACCGTTCATCCGTCGCTCCACGCAGCTGCAGGTTGACTCACCCATTGCTACTGGCACCCTTGTTGGCCATCGCCACCACTCCTCGGCTATCGTGCTTCGCAGCACCTTTCAGGTCATACTCATCTCGGAAGGGTGTACCCCAATAGGACTCTCCTCCAGCGCCGGTCCCAGTTGGATCACCGGTTTGAGCCTAATACCCTGTAGATCGATTGACGTCCCGTCAAAAGTTAACACGCACCATAAAGCCTGGTATTAGGCGATGGAACAGGCAGTTATCGTATTTTCCAGCCCGAGCCAACATGAGGAAGTTATAGCAGGTTTTCGGGGCCTGGAGAATCATAGATTAGTCAACGACTAATTCAAGCGAGATCCAAGACTTCAACCTTACTTTTTCACAATATAGTTCGAGATTCAAGCTACCCCCTCCCAAACTTGTGACCACCCGGACGTACGCACGACGTTTCCCAacatccttttcctttcctttaccTTTAGGGGGGTTCGATATTTCCTCAAACATGAGCTCTTCCTTCAAACAATCAGCCTAACGTTGCATTTATGTCATTGCAGGATGAGCTTACTTCGTCCCAAAGCAACTTGCTGGAATTTCCACTTGCTGTTTGAGGATCCACAGAGGTGGAAGTTAGCGATGCACCCGGAAGTCCGCTCGAGTAAGGTGAGATATTCCCTCAGAATTCCAGACAAGTCAGGTTGGTCGTGAAAACGACACTTACATGAAAAAACTCACAAGGTACGGCGTCTTTGGTTTTGACTAATGCTGGTTGAGCCGGCTTTGGAGCAGGTTTCGTCGCTATAGCAGTCTTGGCGGTGTTGGTGGATGTCGACGCGGTTGGAACAGACATGGGGGTGAAACCGTGAGGGTTCTGTAAAGTAATCACGTCCTGTCTGGAAGTCATATCTGAGCAAACAATTCCTGACGGAGTTGAGCAAATACACACTTTTTGAACGGCACATCATTCACCAAATCCTTCCCCCCTTTGATACTCTCCGCGAGAAATACGTTGCCTGTTGTCGCAATGGCTACAATGTGGGAGTGCTCGTTGAACGGTTTGAAGGATATTGGGTCGTGTATTTCGCCTGACGCTTCCTTGCGTGAATAATGCAATGTTATGAGATCGGCAGGTGTGAGAGGTTCTTTGGTTATGGGATGAGTATTGTTATGTTGCCTGTGATGATAATCTTGTCAGGTTGTGGGACAACGGCGACAACGGCGTAACCTAGTGTGAACGTACTTGAGCCACGGTATGATATTCACCAAGTCGAAAACGTGTCCCGTTCCGTCAGCATTTCTGGCGCAAACTGGATGCGTGAAAGGCTGGAAAGATAGTGCGCAACAATCAAAGGGAGTTCGTGCAGCCGCGTGCGCCTGTGTTTTACTTGAATTGAAATGTTCCTTCAATCTGCACGCAAGGTAAAGCTGAAAAACTTACGCTTGGTAGCCTGTAGAGGCTGAATGAGAGCCAAACATTCCCGTATGTTCTGCATGGGTGATATAGAGTTTGTTGGAATTTCCGTGACCCATGATGGTGGCTGGTGAAAAAATTTGAAATGGTTATGTAACATGCTTCTTCGTGCATCTCCTCAGGCGTCGGTCATTTTATTCGATTTTCTAGCCCCCAGTCTCTGCAGAGCTGCTAGAGTTTCTGCCAACTCATTCTCTACCTCATCTAGCTCTTGGGTCCCAAATCGAAGTCAATTTGCTAATGCACCACGTCTCAATTACGACCCTTCACAGGACATTCATCCAAAAACCTTCGCCCAGCTCAAGTCTCTCATAACAAGTGCGGGCGTCAGACGCGAAATTTCAGAGCCCGAAAAAAAAGCAGACCTTTACAACTCCATTTTAATCAGGCTCGACAAGGCTCTTCGGGATGGAGACCCTACAGCTGCCTTAGAATGTTGGCGCAAACTAGTCAACCATGATTTTATACCTTTAATCCCCACTCACGATCTCAAACGAATGTCACAACTCGTATCTTCCTCACTCATTCCTCCACCCACTTCTCCACAGCCTCTCATAGATGGCGTAGAACATGTCGCTGTCGTTACTGCCGCCTCCCGTCACACAGATGCGTTAGTAGCAGCCATGGTCTTTCATATCCAACGCAACGACCCGGATGCTGTGTTTTCCCTCTACGATCGTTTCAAGGCGATGATGCTCGAGAAAGGCGTCTGGGAAGATTCACAGGCGGAAGAACGGGACGAAACTAAGGAACCTGAATACGAAGCTTTGGCCTCGATAGACAACAGTCCACGACGTTACGGTTATCCAGGTTACATCAGAGTGCTCCTAGCAGTCACAACAGCTCATGCTATGTGCAATGACCTCCCGGGCGCAGTCGCTACGTGTCTGGATACCAGTATCCGCTTCCACTATTTTACGAACGCAGAATTCTTATCCCACCTTGACCATGAACCTAAACTACGAGAGAAGGTGGAGACATACATTCGAAAGCTGGATTTGGCCAAATTGCTCTCGCGTCCACCTTCATTTTCGAGACACATTCTGAACCTGGGTAATGGACATTCATGGAAGTTGAGCAAACTCTACGAGAGCGTCATGGAGGGAATCGCAGGGCCTGATCCTTTCATTGCTGCAGACCCAAAGTTAAAGACAAGCAAGAAGCTCGTGTCCATGACGCCAGTGGGATTCACTTCCTTCTTGACGGCATTCCACTTATGCAACAGCCAGACTTTTGCACGGAGATTATGGGAGATTTTACCGACTCTTGGAATCACCCATGACATTTCGATGTGGAACGCGCTCTTAGACGCGTCTGGTCGAAGCGGGTTGTATAAAGAAGCGCAAGGGACATGGGATCTGATGGTTTCGCAAGGAGTGCAGCCCGACGCTTTGACACACAGGGCGATGATATCAGCATTTTTCAATGGAAGACGACCGCGACTTGCTATGGAACACTTTCGCgagtttcaatctcaatgTACGGAGAGGCCATTCTGTCCTGAGGATGTTCTGTCTGTTTACAACACTGTGCTCAGCGGCCTACTCAACGCCAATCGTTCTAATCAAGCCAACGCGTTCTTGGACATGATGGAGCAGGGCGATCCAAGACCGGACGTGGTTTCGTACAATACATTTCTGGGTCACTTTACGCGCCAGAAGGACTTGCGGAGTATCACTGACATCATGGATAGAATGTCGGCGAGAGGTGTCGCCGGGGATACCTTCACATACTCAACCATTCTCTCTGCGTTGTTGAAAGTAGGCCGTGTGGATGCAACTGATTTGGTCTTGGGGATAATGGAGAAACAGGGCATTGAACCAAGCGTTGCAACATACACAGCAATAATTGCCAGTCAGATGAGGGAAGCGGATGAGGAGCATTTCAGGGGAGCATTGGCTCTCTTGAAAAAAATGGAGGCAGACGATCAACTGCAGCCTAACGCAATGACTTACATGACAGTGTTGAAAGGGGTTCATCGGGGGAATTTCCTTACACCAAGCAAAGTGGAACAAGTCACAGACTTTATTGTGAAACGTATAGAGCAGCGGACGGGGAAGCTTGGGGGCCCTGAATACACGACTCTCATTCGAGAATGGCTTGAGGGGGAACACC
Proteins encoded in this window:
- a CDS encoding uncharacterized protein (BUSCO:EOG09264IIZ), yielding MGGNQSVPKITAQDRAILDLKLQRDKVKQYQKQIQSVLDREQAIAKSFLAAGQKDRALTALRRRKYQQSLLVKTDGQLENLEQLVSSIEFSLIEVSVLHGLKQGNEVLKEIHKEMNIESVERLLEETAEAREYQREIDDMLANNLTLEDEEVVQAELLALQADQLKAPVKVPEQEQKEANKLPSVPTTEPHSTEPAKEERITIPA